A stretch of the Acyrthosiphon pisum isolate AL4f chromosome A2, pea_aphid_22Mar2018_4r6ur, whole genome shotgun sequence genome encodes the following:
- the LOC100160473 gene encoding cyclic AMP-responsive element-binding protein 1 isoform X2, with product MDGMVEENGTGGSVDALVSQGTGSPIVVTSVHSVIQANQQSVIQTATQGTMLTKGNVILLSKPNSVIQTPQGNIQTLQVVEAGSDESLSANEDSPKRIRHDALTRRPSYRKILNDIAGGKVESSGSDCDSNLDSELSSNSLSAHYQTVPPAMQLSSQGEMHNIPTLTMSNATSTGGGTILQYASQDGQFFVPVVTQGGSSTLNTSSLVPEDQVKKREMRLLKNREAARECRRKKKEYIKCLENRVSVLENQNKALIEELKALKELYCQTKTE from the exons ATGGACGGTATGGTAGAAGAAAATGGGACTGGCGGTTCAGTTGACGCCCTCGTCTCGCAGGGTACTGGCAGTCCTATCGTTGTCACGTCG GTGCACTCAGTCATCCAGGCAAACCAACAGTCAGTCATCCAGACTGCAACGCAAGGCACCATGCTCACCAAAGgcaatgttatattgttaagCAAGCCGAATTCAGTTATACAAACCCCTCAAGGAAATATACAAACTCTTCAG GTTGTCGAGGCTGGTAGTGATGAAAGCTTATCGGCAAACGAGGATAGTCCCAAAAGAATACGCCACGATGCTTTAACGAGAAGGCCGTCTTATCGGAAGATCTTGAATGATATCGCAG GCGGAAAAGTTGAATCATCCGGTTCAGATTGTGATTCAAATCTTGACAGTGAATTATCTTCAAATTCATTGTCTGCTCATTACCAGACTG TTCCTCCAGCAATGCAGTTAAGTAGCCAAGgtgaaatgcataatataccaaCATTAACAATGTCAAATGCAACTTCCACTGGTGGTGGTACTATATTGCAGTATGCGAGTCAGGATGGACAATTTTTTGTACCtg ttgttaCCCAAGGAGGGAGTTCCACTTTAAATACAAGTTCTTTGGTACCTGAAGACCAAGTTAAAAAACGTGAAATGAGgctattaaaaaatag AGAAGCAGCAAGAGAATGTAGACGAAAAAAGAAAGAGTATATTAAATGCTTGGAAAACCGAGTATCTGTATTAGAAAATCAGAATAAAGCACTAATTGAAGAGTTAAAAGCACTAAAAGAACTTTATTGCCAAACAAAGACTGAATAG
- the LOC100160473 gene encoding cyclic AMP-responsive element-binding protein 1 isoform X1, with translation MDGMVEENGTGGSVDALVSQGTGSPIVVTSVHSVIQANQQSVIQTATQGTMLTKGNVILLSKPNSVIQTPQGNIQTLQVVVEAGSDESLSANEDSPKRIRHDALTRRPSYRKILNDIAGGKVESSGSDCDSNLDSELSSNSLSAHYQTVPPAMQLSSQGEMHNIPTLTMSNATSTGGGTILQYASQDGQFFVPVVTQGGSSTLNTSSLVPEDQVKKREMRLLKNREAARECRRKKKEYIKCLENRVSVLENQNKALIEELKALKELYCQTKTE, from the exons ATGGACGGTATGGTAGAAGAAAATGGGACTGGCGGTTCAGTTGACGCCCTCGTCTCGCAGGGTACTGGCAGTCCTATCGTTGTCACGTCG GTGCACTCAGTCATCCAGGCAAACCAACAGTCAGTCATCCAGACTGCAACGCAAGGCACCATGCTCACCAAAGgcaatgttatattgttaagCAAGCCGAATTCAGTTATACAAACCCCTCAAGGAAATATACAAACTCTTCAGGta GTTGTCGAGGCTGGTAGTGATGAAAGCTTATCGGCAAACGAGGATAGTCCCAAAAGAATACGCCACGATGCTTTAACGAGAAGGCCGTCTTATCGGAAGATCTTGAATGATATCGCAG GCGGAAAAGTTGAATCATCCGGTTCAGATTGTGATTCAAATCTTGACAGTGAATTATCTTCAAATTCATTGTCTGCTCATTACCAGACTG TTCCTCCAGCAATGCAGTTAAGTAGCCAAGgtgaaatgcataatataccaaCATTAACAATGTCAAATGCAACTTCCACTGGTGGTGGTACTATATTGCAGTATGCGAGTCAGGATGGACAATTTTTTGTACCtg ttgttaCCCAAGGAGGGAGTTCCACTTTAAATACAAGTTCTTTGGTACCTGAAGACCAAGTTAAAAAACGTGAAATGAGgctattaaaaaatag AGAAGCAGCAAGAGAATGTAGACGAAAAAAGAAAGAGTATATTAAATGCTTGGAAAACCGAGTATCTGTATTAGAAAATCAGAATAAAGCACTAATTGAAGAGTTAAAAGCACTAAAAGAACTTTATTGCCAAACAAAGACTGAATAG